The window CCTCGCGGATGGCCGTCTGGCCAATCAGCAGCATCGCCAGGCGATCCAGGCCGAAGGCCAGCCCGCCGTGCGGCGGCGTGCCGTACTCGAAGGCCTCGAGCATGAAGCCGAACTTGCGGGCCGACTCCTCGGCCGACAGGCCGAGCAGCGTAAACACCTGCTCCTGGACGTCGCGGCGGTGGATTCGGATGCTGCCGCCGCCCAGTTCGGTGCCGTTGAGGACCATGTCGTAGGCGTTGGCGTTGACCGACGCCAGTTCGGCGATCTGCTCGGGAGTGAGGTCGGCCCCGTCCCGAAGGGCCGCGGCGATGCGGGCGATCGCCGGCAGGTGCTCCTCCTTGGGCGACGTGAAGGGGTGGTGCTTGGCATAGAACCGGCGGTCGCCCTCGTGCCACTCGAACATGGGGAAGTCCACGACCCACAGCAGCTCGTGGCGCCCTTCCTGGATGAGCCCGAGATCGGCCCCCAGCTTGAGCCGCAGCCTACCCATGGTGTCGCACACGGCGTCGTAGGCGTCGGCCCCGAAGAGCAACAGATCCCCCGCCTCCGCGCCGCAGGCCTGCTGGATGCGGTCCAGGACCTCGGGCCTGACGTTCTTGACCACCGGGCCGGCGGCCTCGCCCACCTTCACGTAGGCCAGGCCCTTGGCGCCGAACTTGCGCACGAAGTCGGTGAGGGCATCGATCTGCGACCGCGAGATCAGTTGCCCGCCGCCCGGCACGCGGATGGCCTTGACCACGGGCGCGAGGGCGAAGACGTTGAAGCCGCAGTCGCGGGTCAGGGCGGTGACGTCCACGAGCTCCAGCCCGAAGCGGAGATCCGGCTTGTCCGAGCCGTACCGGTCCATGGCTTCCTGGTAGGTCATGCGCCGGACGGGGCGCGCGATTTCCGCGCCGGCGAAATCCCGCAGGAGCTTGACGATGAGCTCCTCGTGGATCTCGAGCACCTGGTCCTGGGACGTCCAGGACATCTCGACGTCGAGTTGCGTGAATTCGGGCTGGCGGTCGGCGCGCAGATCCTCGTCGCGGAAACAGCGGACGATCTGGAAGTAGCGGTCCATGCCGCCCACCATCAGGATCTGCTTGAAGATCTGCGGCGACTGGGGCAAGGCGAAGAACTCACCGGGATACAGGCGGCTCGGCACCAGGTAGTCGCGGGCGCCTTCGGGCGTGCTCTTGGTCAGCACCGGCGTCTCGATCTCGATGAAGCCGCGCTCGTCCATGAAGCGCCGGATCGCCTGGGCGATGTGGTGCCGGGTGGTGAGCGCCGAGGCCAGCTTGCGGCCGCGGATCTCGAGGTAGCGATGCTTGAGCCGCAGATTCTCGTCCACGTCCGGATCGTCCAGCGGAAACGGCAGCGGCTTGGCGGGGTTGTAGATCATCAGCTCGTCGGCGGCGACCTCGATATCGCCCGTATCCAGCTTGGGGTTGGCCATGCCGGGGGCCCGCGGGCGCACGACGCCGGAAACCCCGATGGCGAACTCGCCGCGGAGCTTGTCTGCCTGCCGGTGCGCGTCCGGGGCGATCTCCGGCTGGAAGACCACCTGCACCAGGCCCGTCCGGTCGCGCAGGTCGACGAAGATGACGCCGCCGTGGTCGCGCCGCGTATCCACCCAGCCGAAGAGCGTGACCCGCTTGCCGTCGTCGCTCGCCCGGAGCGTACCGTTGAGGTGGCTGCGCGTACCGAGGCGGATGGTCTGCGTGGCGGTCGTCATGGCGGCTCATTTTAGCAAGCTTTTGCTAAGATCTAAAAATGCCTGAAGCTGTTGCGGCCACCGTCACCACGATTTCCAGACTGGCCGATTTCGTGGGCCAGGCGGTCACGCTGCGCGGGTGGCTGTACAACAAACGGAGCAAGGGGAAGCTCCAGTTCCTGATCCTGCGCGACGGCACCGGCATCGTGCAGGCGGTGGTCTTCCGGCCGGAGGTCCCCGAGGAGACATGGAGCGCCGCCGAGAGCCTCACGCAGGAGTCGAGTTGCGTCGTGGAGGGCGTCGTGCGCGCCGACGAGCGCGCCCCTGGCGGTTACGAGCTCACCGCTACCCGCGTGGAAGCCGTCCAGGTCGCCCCCGAGTACCCCATCTCGCCCAAGGAGCACGGCGTCGATTTCCTGATGTCGCACCGCCACCTGTGGCTGCGCAGCAAGCGCCAGCACGCCATCCTGCGCATCCGGGCCGGCATCGTGAAGGCGATGCGCGGCTGGATGGACGATCACGGCTTTATCCTGGTGGACACGCCGATCCTCACGCCGGCCGCCTGCGAAGGCACTTCCACGCTCTTCGAGACCGACTACTTCGACACCAAGGCCTACCTCACGCAATCGGGCCAGCTATACGCCGAGGCCGCCGCGATGGCGTTCGGCCGCGTCTACACCTTCGGGCCGACCTTCCGCGCCGAGAAGTCCAAGACCCGGCGCCACCTCACCGAGTTCTGGATGCTCGAGCCCGAGATGGCCTACTGCGATCTCGACGAGAGCATGCGAATCCAGGAAGAGTTCGTGTCGCACGTCGTGCAGAACATCTTGCGCGATTACCGCCAGGATCTGGTCGAAATCGAGCGCGACGCTTCGCCCCTGGAGCCCGTGAAGCCGCCCTTCCCGCGCCTCCGCTACGACGAGGCGATCGCGCTGCTG of the Candidatus Tanganyikabacteria bacterium genome contains:
- the aspS gene encoding aspartate--tRNA ligase, which gives rise to MTTATQTIRLGTRSHLNGTLRASDDGKRVTLFGWVDTRRDHGGVIFVDLRDRTGLVQVVFQPEIAPDAHRQADKLRGEFAIGVSGVVRPRAPGMANPKLDTGDIEVAADELMIYNPAKPLPFPLDDPDVDENLRLKHRYLEIRGRKLASALTTRHHIAQAIRRFMDERGFIEIETPVLTKSTPEGARDYLVPSRLYPGEFFALPQSPQIFKQILMVGGMDRYFQIVRCFRDEDLRADRQPEFTQLDVEMSWTSQDQVLEIHEELIVKLLRDFAGAEIARPVRRMTYQEAMDRYGSDKPDLRFGLELVDVTALTRDCGFNVFALAPVVKAIRVPGGGQLISRSQIDALTDFVRKFGAKGLAYVKVGEAAGPVVKNVRPEVLDRIQQACGAEAGDLLLFGADAYDAVCDTMGRLRLKLGADLGLIQEGRHELLWVVDFPMFEWHEGDRRFYAKHHPFTSPKEEHLPAIARIAAALRDGADLTPEQIAELASVNANAYDMVLNGTELGGGSIRIHRRDVQEQVFTLLGLSAEESARKFGFMLEAFEYGTPPHGGLAFGLDRLAMLLIGQTAIREVIAFPKTQQARDLMADAPGPVDAKQLRELHIRVAAD
- the asnS gene encoding asparagine--tRNA ligase, translating into MPEAVAATVTTISRLADFVGQAVTLRGWLYNKRSKGKLQFLILRDGTGIVQAVVFRPEVPEETWSAAESLTQESSCVVEGVVRADERAPGGYELTATRVEAVQVAPEYPISPKEHGVDFLMSHRHLWLRSKRQHAILRIRAGIVKAMRGWMDDHGFILVDTPILTPAACEGTSTLFETDYFDTKAYLTQSGQLYAEAAAMAFGRVYTFGPTFRAEKSKTRRHLTEFWMLEPEMAYCDLDESMRIQEEFVSHVVQNILRDYRQDLVEIERDASPLEPVKPPFPRLRYDEAIALLQEAGSEIKWGDDLGATDETILASRYDRPVFVTHYPKVAKAFYMKEDPDRPDVVRCADLLAPEGYGEIIGGSQREDDLAKLEARMNDHHIDPEAYQWYLDLRRYGSVPHAGFGIGLERTVAWICGLEHVRETAPFPRMLTRIYP